One window of the Diceros bicornis minor isolate mBicDic1 chromosome 40, mDicBic1.mat.cur, whole genome shotgun sequence genome contains the following:
- the NCAPH gene encoding condensin complex subunit 2 isoform X2, translating to MGTLCPDTRGDPQSASLPSERVFSMPLPRKASLSIPDTPVLKDFPQNDDEKERLQRRRSRVTDLQLNADSPHFLASPSSRNIDVSATIPKFTNTQIAEHYSTCIKLSTENKITTKNAFGLHLIDFMSEILKQKDTEPTNFKVAAGTLDASTKIYAVRVDAVHTDVFRVLGGLGKDVPSPEEVESLGAEESAAEAGTIKKAPKPKKKHSYKTIEQNVSNLNVSEADRKCEIDPMFQRTIASFDECSTAGVFLSTLHCHDYRSELLFPSDAQALSTEAPPEFPDLGWVDMTDLKGPLKQCAENRQICPSLAGFQFTNWDSETHNESVSALVDKFKKNDEVFDINAKAEESDCGDSLKGPLEDDFDANDEPDHTTAGDPAEVGSSEEPCHIQSCQEEMIPLGDGDIRTMCPLLSMRPGEYSYFSPRTMSLWAGPDHWRFRPRHKQDAASQVENRKKNTKKDFEIDFDDDIDFDVYFQKTKAATILSKSTLENQSWRATTLPMDFHYETDNLVQLHLKPGTRLLRMVQGKRAGTMHYEEIGDYDYNNPNDTSNFCPGLQAADSDSEESDDLFVGPVGTLDVTADPCHSPKTTQENGDLPEAQGLDITTYGESNLVAEPQKVNKIEIQYAKTAKKMDMKKLKQSMWSLLAASSKQADAEANHSENGKAGELVEVANGKRLSGLTKDLRKSLPPVMAQNLSVPLAFACLLHLANEKNLELEGTEDLSDVLVRQEDESAGEQVAAGGLSPLH from the exons ATACACGTGGAGACCCCCAGAGTGCCTCCTTACCTTCAGAACGAGTGTTCTCGATGCCCTTGCCCAGGAAAGCCTCTCTCAGTATTCCTGATACCCCAGTCCTTAAAGACTTTCCTCAGAATGACGATGAAAAGGAGCGACTGCAGCGGAGGCGCTCCAGGGTCACTGACCTGCAGTTAAATGCCGACTCGCCTCATTTCCTAGCCTCCCCCTCCAGCAG gaATATTGATGTTTCAGCTACGATTCCTAAGTTTACAAACACACAGATTGCAGAGCATTACTCCACCTGTATCAAACTATCCACTGAAAAT AAAATCACTACAAAGAATGCATTTGGCTTGCACTTGATTGATTTTATGTCAGAGATTCTTAAACAGAAAGACACTGAACCGACCAACTTTAAA GTGGCTGCTGGCACTCTGGATGCCAGCACCAAGATCTATGCTGTGCGTGTAGACGCCGTCCACACTGATGTATTCAGAGTCCTTGGGGGACTGGGCAAAGATGTGCCGTCTCCGGAAGAAGTCGAGAGCCTTGGTGCAG AGGAAAGTGCTGCTGAAGCGGGAACAATCAAAAAGGCTCCAAAGCCAAAGAAGAAGCACTCCTACAAAACCATCGAGCAGAACGTAAGCAACCTCAACGTCTCCGAGGCAGATCGAAAATGTGAG ATTGATCCCATGTTTCAGAGGACTATAGCCTCATTCGATGAGTGCAGCACAGCAGGCGTGTTTCTCTCCACCCTGCACTGCCACGACTACAGGAGTGAGCTGCTTTTTCCTTCCGATGCCCAGGCTCTTTCCACTGAAGCACCTCCTGAGTTCCCAGATTTAGGCTGGGTGGACATGACGGATTTAAAAG GGCCCCTGAAGCAGTGTGCGGAAAATCGCCAGATCTGCCCTTCCCTGGCGGGCTTCCAGTTCACCAATTGGGACAGTGAAACACATAATGAG TCGGTGTCGGCCCTGGTAGACAAGTTTAAGAAGAATGATGAGGTATTCGACATCAATGCCAAGGCAGAGGAGAGTGACTGCGGGGACTCCCTGAAGGGGCCCCTGGAGGACGACTTTGATGCCAACGATGAACCCGACCACACCACAGCTGGGGATCCTGCAGAAGTCGGGAGCTCAGAGGAGCCCTGCCACATTCAAAGCTGCCA ggaagaaatgattccccttGGGGATGGAGACATTAGGACCATGTGCCCTCTTCTATCCATGAGACCTGGAGAATATTCTTATTTTAGTCCCCGTACCATGTCACTGTGGGCTGGCCCGGATCACTGGCGCTTTAGACCCCGACATAAAC AAGACGCTGCCTCACAAGTAGAGAACAGAAAGAAGAATACAAAGAAAGATTTTGAAATCGACTTTGACGATGATATTGACTTTGATGtatattttcagaaaacaaag gctGCTACTATTCTGTCCAAGTCCACTTTGGAGAACCAGAGTTGGAGAGCCACCACTCTTCCTATGGATTTCCACTATGAGACTGATAATCTTGTCCAGCTGCATCTCAAACCAGGCACCAGG tTACTTAGAATGGTCCAAGGcaagagggcagggaccatgcacTATGAGGAAATTGGAGACTATGATTACAACAACCCGAACGACACCTCCAACTTCTGCCCTGGATTACAG GCTGCAGACAGTGATTCTGAAGAGTCAGATGACTTATTTGTGGGACCAGTTGGGACCCTTGATGTTACAGCTGATCCTTGCCATTCACCTAAGACAACACAGGAGAACGGTGACCTGCCTGAAGCCCAAGGATTGGATATCACCACTTATGGGGAGTCCAATCTGGTGGCTGAGCCTCAGAAG gtaaataaaattgaaattcagTACGCCAAGACTGCCAAAAAGATGGACATGAAGAagttgaagcagagcatgtggagTTTGTTGGCAGCCTCCTCGAAGCAAGCAGACGCAGAG GCAAACCACAGTGAAAATGGAAAAGCAGGGGAGTTGGTGGAGGTGGCCAATGGGAAGAGGCTCAGCGGGCTCACCAAGGACCTGCGGAAGAG CCTGCCTCCCGTCATGGCTCagaacctctctgtacctctggCCTTTGCCTGTCTCCTACATTTAGCCAATGAAAAG AAtctagagctggaaggaaccGAGGATCTTTCCGATGTTCTTGTGAGGCAAGAGGATGAGTCCGCCGGTGAGCAGGTGGCAGCAGGGGGTTTGTCACCTCTTCACTGA
- the NCAPH gene encoding condensin complex subunit 2 isoform X1, which translates to MGTLCPGTMSNSSSDTRGDPQSASLPSERVFSMPLPRKASLSIPDTPVLKDFPQNDDEKERLQRRRSRVTDLQLNADSPHFLASPSSRNIDVSATIPKFTNTQIAEHYSTCIKLSTENKITTKNAFGLHLIDFMSEILKQKDTEPTNFKVAAGTLDASTKIYAVRVDAVHTDVFRVLGGLGKDVPSPEEVESLGAEESAAEAGTIKKAPKPKKKHSYKTIEQNVSNLNVSEADRKCEIDPMFQRTIASFDECSTAGVFLSTLHCHDYRSELLFPSDAQALSTEAPPEFPDLGWVDMTDLKGPLKQCAENRQICPSLAGFQFTNWDSETHNESVSALVDKFKKNDEVFDINAKAEESDCGDSLKGPLEDDFDANDEPDHTTAGDPAEVGSSEEPCHIQSCQEEMIPLGDGDIRTMCPLLSMRPGEYSYFSPRTMSLWAGPDHWRFRPRHKQDAASQVENRKKNTKKDFEIDFDDDIDFDVYFQKTKAATILSKSTLENQSWRATTLPMDFHYETDNLVQLHLKPGTRLLRMVQGKRAGTMHYEEIGDYDYNNPNDTSNFCPGLQAADSDSEESDDLFVGPVGTLDVTADPCHSPKTTQENGDLPEAQGLDITTYGESNLVAEPQKVNKIEIQYAKTAKKMDMKKLKQSMWSLLAASSKQADAEANHSENGKAGELVEVANGKRLSGLTKDLRKSLPPVMAQNLSVPLAFACLLHLANEKNLELEGTEDLSDVLVRQEDESAGEQVAAGGLSPLH; encoded by the exons GAACAATGAGTAACTCTTCTTCAGATACACGTGGAGACCCCCAGAGTGCCTCCTTACCTTCAGAACGAGTGTTCTCGATGCCCTTGCCCAGGAAAGCCTCTCTCAGTATTCCTGATACCCCAGTCCTTAAAGACTTTCCTCAGAATGACGATGAAAAGGAGCGACTGCAGCGGAGGCGCTCCAGGGTCACTGACCTGCAGTTAAATGCCGACTCGCCTCATTTCCTAGCCTCCCCCTCCAGCAG gaATATTGATGTTTCAGCTACGATTCCTAAGTTTACAAACACACAGATTGCAGAGCATTACTCCACCTGTATCAAACTATCCACTGAAAAT AAAATCACTACAAAGAATGCATTTGGCTTGCACTTGATTGATTTTATGTCAGAGATTCTTAAACAGAAAGACACTGAACCGACCAACTTTAAA GTGGCTGCTGGCACTCTGGATGCCAGCACCAAGATCTATGCTGTGCGTGTAGACGCCGTCCACACTGATGTATTCAGAGTCCTTGGGGGACTGGGCAAAGATGTGCCGTCTCCGGAAGAAGTCGAGAGCCTTGGTGCAG AGGAAAGTGCTGCTGAAGCGGGAACAATCAAAAAGGCTCCAAAGCCAAAGAAGAAGCACTCCTACAAAACCATCGAGCAGAACGTAAGCAACCTCAACGTCTCCGAGGCAGATCGAAAATGTGAG ATTGATCCCATGTTTCAGAGGACTATAGCCTCATTCGATGAGTGCAGCACAGCAGGCGTGTTTCTCTCCACCCTGCACTGCCACGACTACAGGAGTGAGCTGCTTTTTCCTTCCGATGCCCAGGCTCTTTCCACTGAAGCACCTCCTGAGTTCCCAGATTTAGGCTGGGTGGACATGACGGATTTAAAAG GGCCCCTGAAGCAGTGTGCGGAAAATCGCCAGATCTGCCCTTCCCTGGCGGGCTTCCAGTTCACCAATTGGGACAGTGAAACACATAATGAG TCGGTGTCGGCCCTGGTAGACAAGTTTAAGAAGAATGATGAGGTATTCGACATCAATGCCAAGGCAGAGGAGAGTGACTGCGGGGACTCCCTGAAGGGGCCCCTGGAGGACGACTTTGATGCCAACGATGAACCCGACCACACCACAGCTGGGGATCCTGCAGAAGTCGGGAGCTCAGAGGAGCCCTGCCACATTCAAAGCTGCCA ggaagaaatgattccccttGGGGATGGAGACATTAGGACCATGTGCCCTCTTCTATCCATGAGACCTGGAGAATATTCTTATTTTAGTCCCCGTACCATGTCACTGTGGGCTGGCCCGGATCACTGGCGCTTTAGACCCCGACATAAAC AAGACGCTGCCTCACAAGTAGAGAACAGAAAGAAGAATACAAAGAAAGATTTTGAAATCGACTTTGACGATGATATTGACTTTGATGtatattttcagaaaacaaag gctGCTACTATTCTGTCCAAGTCCACTTTGGAGAACCAGAGTTGGAGAGCCACCACTCTTCCTATGGATTTCCACTATGAGACTGATAATCTTGTCCAGCTGCATCTCAAACCAGGCACCAGG tTACTTAGAATGGTCCAAGGcaagagggcagggaccatgcacTATGAGGAAATTGGAGACTATGATTACAACAACCCGAACGACACCTCCAACTTCTGCCCTGGATTACAG GCTGCAGACAGTGATTCTGAAGAGTCAGATGACTTATTTGTGGGACCAGTTGGGACCCTTGATGTTACAGCTGATCCTTGCCATTCACCTAAGACAACACAGGAGAACGGTGACCTGCCTGAAGCCCAAGGATTGGATATCACCACTTATGGGGAGTCCAATCTGGTGGCTGAGCCTCAGAAG gtaaataaaattgaaattcagTACGCCAAGACTGCCAAAAAGATGGACATGAAGAagttgaagcagagcatgtggagTTTGTTGGCAGCCTCCTCGAAGCAAGCAGACGCAGAG GCAAACCACAGTGAAAATGGAAAAGCAGGGGAGTTGGTGGAGGTGGCCAATGGGAAGAGGCTCAGCGGGCTCACCAAGGACCTGCGGAAGAG CCTGCCTCCCGTCATGGCTCagaacctctctgtacctctggCCTTTGCCTGTCTCCTACATTTAGCCAATGAAAAG AAtctagagctggaaggaaccGAGGATCTTTCCGATGTTCTTGTGAGGCAAGAGGATGAGTCCGCCGGTGAGCAGGTGGCAGCAGGGGGTTTGTCACCTCTTCACTGA
- the NCAPH gene encoding condensin complex subunit 2 isoform X3: MPLPRKASLSIPDTPVLKDFPQNDDEKERLQRRRSRVTDLQLNADSPHFLASPSSRNIDVSATIPKFTNTQIAEHYSTCIKLSTENKITTKNAFGLHLIDFMSEILKQKDTEPTNFKVAAGTLDASTKIYAVRVDAVHTDVFRVLGGLGKDVPSPEEVESLGAEESAAEAGTIKKAPKPKKKHSYKTIEQNVSNLNVSEADRKCEIDPMFQRTIASFDECSTAGVFLSTLHCHDYRSELLFPSDAQALSTEAPPEFPDLGWVDMTDLKGPLKQCAENRQICPSLAGFQFTNWDSETHNESVSALVDKFKKNDEVFDINAKAEESDCGDSLKGPLEDDFDANDEPDHTTAGDPAEVGSSEEPCHIQSCQEEMIPLGDGDIRTMCPLLSMRPGEYSYFSPRTMSLWAGPDHWRFRPRHKQDAASQVENRKKNTKKDFEIDFDDDIDFDVYFQKTKAATILSKSTLENQSWRATTLPMDFHYETDNLVQLHLKPGTRLLRMVQGKRAGTMHYEEIGDYDYNNPNDTSNFCPGLQAADSDSEESDDLFVGPVGTLDVTADPCHSPKTTQENGDLPEAQGLDITTYGESNLVAEPQKVNKIEIQYAKTAKKMDMKKLKQSMWSLLAASSKQADAEANHSENGKAGELVEVANGKRLSGLTKDLRKSLPPVMAQNLSVPLAFACLLHLANEKNLELEGTEDLSDVLVRQEDESAGEQVAAGGLSPLH, from the exons ATGCCCTTGCCCAGGAAAGCCTCTCTCAGTATTCCTGATACCCCAGTCCTTAAAGACTTTCCTCAGAATGACGATGAAAAGGAGCGACTGCAGCGGAGGCGCTCCAGGGTCACTGACCTGCAGTTAAATGCCGACTCGCCTCATTTCCTAGCCTCCCCCTCCAGCAG gaATATTGATGTTTCAGCTACGATTCCTAAGTTTACAAACACACAGATTGCAGAGCATTACTCCACCTGTATCAAACTATCCACTGAAAAT AAAATCACTACAAAGAATGCATTTGGCTTGCACTTGATTGATTTTATGTCAGAGATTCTTAAACAGAAAGACACTGAACCGACCAACTTTAAA GTGGCTGCTGGCACTCTGGATGCCAGCACCAAGATCTATGCTGTGCGTGTAGACGCCGTCCACACTGATGTATTCAGAGTCCTTGGGGGACTGGGCAAAGATGTGCCGTCTCCGGAAGAAGTCGAGAGCCTTGGTGCAG AGGAAAGTGCTGCTGAAGCGGGAACAATCAAAAAGGCTCCAAAGCCAAAGAAGAAGCACTCCTACAAAACCATCGAGCAGAACGTAAGCAACCTCAACGTCTCCGAGGCAGATCGAAAATGTGAG ATTGATCCCATGTTTCAGAGGACTATAGCCTCATTCGATGAGTGCAGCACAGCAGGCGTGTTTCTCTCCACCCTGCACTGCCACGACTACAGGAGTGAGCTGCTTTTTCCTTCCGATGCCCAGGCTCTTTCCACTGAAGCACCTCCTGAGTTCCCAGATTTAGGCTGGGTGGACATGACGGATTTAAAAG GGCCCCTGAAGCAGTGTGCGGAAAATCGCCAGATCTGCCCTTCCCTGGCGGGCTTCCAGTTCACCAATTGGGACAGTGAAACACATAATGAG TCGGTGTCGGCCCTGGTAGACAAGTTTAAGAAGAATGATGAGGTATTCGACATCAATGCCAAGGCAGAGGAGAGTGACTGCGGGGACTCCCTGAAGGGGCCCCTGGAGGACGACTTTGATGCCAACGATGAACCCGACCACACCACAGCTGGGGATCCTGCAGAAGTCGGGAGCTCAGAGGAGCCCTGCCACATTCAAAGCTGCCA ggaagaaatgattccccttGGGGATGGAGACATTAGGACCATGTGCCCTCTTCTATCCATGAGACCTGGAGAATATTCTTATTTTAGTCCCCGTACCATGTCACTGTGGGCTGGCCCGGATCACTGGCGCTTTAGACCCCGACATAAAC AAGACGCTGCCTCACAAGTAGAGAACAGAAAGAAGAATACAAAGAAAGATTTTGAAATCGACTTTGACGATGATATTGACTTTGATGtatattttcagaaaacaaag gctGCTACTATTCTGTCCAAGTCCACTTTGGAGAACCAGAGTTGGAGAGCCACCACTCTTCCTATGGATTTCCACTATGAGACTGATAATCTTGTCCAGCTGCATCTCAAACCAGGCACCAGG tTACTTAGAATGGTCCAAGGcaagagggcagggaccatgcacTATGAGGAAATTGGAGACTATGATTACAACAACCCGAACGACACCTCCAACTTCTGCCCTGGATTACAG GCTGCAGACAGTGATTCTGAAGAGTCAGATGACTTATTTGTGGGACCAGTTGGGACCCTTGATGTTACAGCTGATCCTTGCCATTCACCTAAGACAACACAGGAGAACGGTGACCTGCCTGAAGCCCAAGGATTGGATATCACCACTTATGGGGAGTCCAATCTGGTGGCTGAGCCTCAGAAG gtaaataaaattgaaattcagTACGCCAAGACTGCCAAAAAGATGGACATGAAGAagttgaagcagagcatgtggagTTTGTTGGCAGCCTCCTCGAAGCAAGCAGACGCAGAG GCAAACCACAGTGAAAATGGAAAAGCAGGGGAGTTGGTGGAGGTGGCCAATGGGAAGAGGCTCAGCGGGCTCACCAAGGACCTGCGGAAGAG CCTGCCTCCCGTCATGGCTCagaacctctctgtacctctggCCTTTGCCTGTCTCCTACATTTAGCCAATGAAAAG AAtctagagctggaaggaaccGAGGATCTTTCCGATGTTCTTGTGAGGCAAGAGGATGAGTCCGCCGGTGAGCAGGTGGCAGCAGGGGGTTTGTCACCTCTTCACTGA